CGGCGAAAAAATTACAACACTTACACGCGGGGAGATTTTTGGAGAGATGTCCCTTATGACAGGTGAGCCCTCAGGAGCTGACATAATTTCAGAGGGCAGCTCCCAGGTTGTCAAAGTCCCAAGAGAGCTCGTTTCTCATGTTATATACGGAAATCCTGCCGCTATGACAAAAATAGCCAAAACCATAGCTCACCGCTTGACT
The sequence above is drawn from the Nitrospirota bacterium genome and encodes:
- a CDS encoding cyclic nucleotide-binding domain-containing protein; translated protein: MNLNKFLAQVKQFEDLSEEELRVLSEAASVVDYSDGMHIKHVGEMSRFFYVVYDGKIKVVLESGEKITTLTRGEIFGEMSLMTGEPSGADIISEGSSQVVKVPRELVSHVIYGNPAAMTKIAKTIAHRLT